In Myxocyprinus asiaticus isolate MX2 ecotype Aquarium Trade chromosome 8, UBuf_Myxa_2, whole genome shotgun sequence, a single genomic region encodes these proteins:
- the LOC127445185 gene encoding protein mab-21-like 2 has protein sequence MIATQAKLVYQLNKYYNERCQARKAAIAKTIREVCKVVSDVLKEVEVQEPRFISSLSEIDARYEGMEVIAPNEFEVVLYLNQMGVFNFVDDGSLPGCAVLKLSDGRKRSMSLWVEFITASGYLSARKIRSRFQTLVAQAVDKCSYRDVVKMVADTSEVKLRIRERYVVQITPAFKCTGIWPRSAAQWPMPHIPWPGPNRVAEVKAEGFNLLSKECYSLTGKQSSAESDAWVLQFAEAENRLLMSGCRKKCLSILKTLRDRHLELPGQPLNNYHMKTLLLYESEKHPRETDWDESCLGDRLNGILLQLISCLQCRRCPHYFLPNLDLFQGKPHSALETAAKQTWRLAREILTNAKSLDKL, from the coding sequence ATGATTGCAACGCAAGCAAAGCTGGTTTACCAGCTCAATAAATATTACAACGAGAGATGCCAGGCGCGCAAAGCGGCCATCGCCAAGACCATTCGAGAGGTGTGCAAGGTGGTGTCGGATGTGTTGAAGGAGGTAGAGGTCCAAGAGCCCCGTTTCATCAGCTCTCTGAGCGAGATAGACGCGCGCTATGAGGGCATGGAGGTCATCGCACCCAATGAGTTTGAGGTCGTGCTTTACCTGAACCAGATGGGAGTCTTTAACTTCGTGGATGACGGCTCTCTGCCGGGCTGCGCCGTGCTCAAGCTCAGCGACGGCCGCAAGAGGAGCATGTCTCTGTGGGTGGAGTTCATCACCGCCTCCGGTTATCTCTCCGCCCGAAAGATCCGCTCCCGCTTCCAGACCCTGGTGGCCCAGGCCGTGGATAAATGCAGCTATCGGGACGTGGTTAAAATGGTGGCGGACACGAGCGAAGTGAAACTGCGCATTCGGGAGAGGTATGTGGTGCAAATCACCCCGGCCTTCAAGTGCACGGGCATCTGGCCTAGAAGTGCCGCCCAGTGGCCCATGCCCCACATCCCATGGCCCGGGCCCAACCGGGTGGCGGAGGTGAAAGCAGAGGGTTTTAACCTCCTCTCTAAAGAGTGCTACTCGTTAACGGGGAAACAGAGCTCGGCGGAGAGCGACGCCTGGGTCTTGCAATTTGCTGAGGCCGAGAATAGGCTTCTGATGTCGGGCTGTAGGAAAAAATGCCTCTCAATTCTTAAGACTCTCCGTGACCGACACCTTGAGCTGCCGGGGCAGCCGCTCAATAACTACCACATGAAGACCCTGCTGCTGTACGAGAGCGAGAAACACCCGCGGGAGACCGACTGGGATGAGTCGTGCCTCGGCGACCGTCTGAACGGCATTCTGCTGCAGCTCATCTCCTGTCTCCAGTGCCGCCGGTGCCCACATTACTTCTTACCCAATCTAGACCTGTTTCAGGGTAAACCACACTCAGCGCTGGAGACAGCGGCCAAACAAACCTGGAGACTGGCCAGAGAAATCCTTACCAATGCTAAAAGTTTGGATAAACTGTAA